A stretch of the Microcebus murinus isolate Inina chromosome 6, M.murinus_Inina_mat1.0, whole genome shotgun sequence genome encodes the following:
- the DNAAF4 gene encoding dynein axonemal assembly factor 4 isoform X1, which translates to MPLQVSDYSWQQTKTEVFLSLPLKGVCVRDADVFCTENYLKVNFPPFLFEAFLYAPIDDASSKAKIGNDTVVFTLYKKEAAMWETLSLTGVDKEMLQKIREKSILQAQERAKEAIEAKAAAKREDQKYALDAMMKIEEEERKKIEDMKENERIKATKELEAWKECQRKVEEQKRIRREEKLHQKEKQIEEERKNLKHKSLPRNSSRYLATKGRNLENIFSEKLKEDSIPAPRSVGSIKINFTPRVFPTALRESQVAEEEEWLHKQAEARRAMNTDIPELSDLKEEEKNPEWLKDKGNKLFATENYLAAINAYNLAIRLNNKIPLLYLNRAACHLKLKNLHKAIEDSSKALELLTPPVADNANARMKAHVRRGTAFCQLELYVEGLQDYEAALKIDPSNKIIQNDAEEIRNVIQGTELKS; encoded by the exons ATGCCCCTGCAGGTGAGCGATTACAGCTGGCAGCAGACGAAGACTGAGGTCTTCCTCTCTTTGCCCCTCAAAGGGGTGTGCGTCAGAGACGCGGACGTGTTCTGCACGGAAAACTATCTGAAG GTCAACTTCCCTCCATTTTTGTTTGAGGCATTTCTCTACGCTCCCATAGACGATGCGAGCAGCAAAGCAAAGATTGGGAATGACACTGTTGTCTTCACCTTGTATAAAAAGGAAGCAGCCATGTGGGAGACTCTTTCTCTGACAGGTG TTGACAAAGAGATGCTgcaaaaaataagagagaaatctATTTTACAAGCACAAGAGAGAGCAAAAGAAGCCATAGAAGCAAAAGCTGCAGCAAAGCGGGAAGATCAAAAATATGCGCTAGATGCCATGATGAAG attgaagaagaagagaggaaaaaaatagaagatatgaaagaaaatgaacgGATAAAAGCCACTAAAGAATTGGAAGCTTGGAAAGAATGTCAAAGAAAAGttgaagaacaaaaaagaattcGGAGAGAGGAGaaattacatcaaaaagaaaagcaaattgaagaagaaagaaaaaatttaaaacataaaagtcTTCCTAGAAATTCATCTAGATATCTTGCCACAAAAG ggagaaatttagaaaatatattttctgagaaattaaAGGAAGATAGTATTCCTGCTCCTCGCTCTGTTGGCAGTATTAAAATCAACTTTACCCCTCGAGTATTCCCAACTGCTCTCCGTGAATCACAAgtagcagaagaggaagag TGGCTACACAAACAAGCTGAGGCACGAAGAGCAATGAATACTGATATTCCTGAACTTTCtgatttaaaagaagaagaaaagaacccAGAGTGGTTAAAGGACAAAGGAAA cAAGTTGTTTGCAACAGAAAACTATTTGGCAGCTATTAATGCATACAACTTAGCCATAAGATTAAATAATAAGATTCCACTATTGTATTTGAATCGGGCCGCTTGCCACCTAAAACTAAAAAACTTACACAAGGCTATCGAAGATTCTTCTAAg gcactgGAATTATTGACACCACCTGTTGCAGACAATGCTAATGCAAGAATGAAGGCACATGTACGACGTGGAACAGCATTCTGTCAACTAGAATTGTATGTAGAAG GCCTACAGGATTATGAAGCTGCACTTAAGATCGATCCATCaaacaaaattatacaaaatgatGCTGAGGAGATTCGGAATGTAATTCAAGGAACAGAACTAAAATCTTAG
- the DNAAF4 gene encoding dynein axonemal assembly factor 4 isoform X2: MPLQVSDYSWQQTKTEVFLSLPLKGVCVRDADVFCTENYLKVNFPPFLFEAFLYAPIDDASSKAKIGNDTVVFTLYKKEAAMWETLSLTGVDKEMLQKIREKSILQAQERAKEAIEAKAAAKREDQKYALDAMMKIEEEERKKIEDMKENERIKATKELEAWKECQRKVEEQKRIRREEKLHQKEKQIEEERKNLKHKSLPRNSSRYLATKGRNLENIFSEKLKEDSIPAPRSVGSIKINFTPRVFPTALRESQVAEEEEWLHKQAEARRAMNTDIPELSDLKEEEKNPEWLKDKGNKLFATENYLAAINAYNLAIRLNNKIPLLYLNRAACHLKLKNLHKAIEDSSKAYRIMKLHLRSIHQTKLYKMMLRRFGM; this comes from the exons ATGCCCCTGCAGGTGAGCGATTACAGCTGGCAGCAGACGAAGACTGAGGTCTTCCTCTCTTTGCCCCTCAAAGGGGTGTGCGTCAGAGACGCGGACGTGTTCTGCACGGAAAACTATCTGAAG GTCAACTTCCCTCCATTTTTGTTTGAGGCATTTCTCTACGCTCCCATAGACGATGCGAGCAGCAAAGCAAAGATTGGGAATGACACTGTTGTCTTCACCTTGTATAAAAAGGAAGCAGCCATGTGGGAGACTCTTTCTCTGACAGGTG TTGACAAAGAGATGCTgcaaaaaataagagagaaatctATTTTACAAGCACAAGAGAGAGCAAAAGAAGCCATAGAAGCAAAAGCTGCAGCAAAGCGGGAAGATCAAAAATATGCGCTAGATGCCATGATGAAG attgaagaagaagagaggaaaaaaatagaagatatgaaagaaaatgaacgGATAAAAGCCACTAAAGAATTGGAAGCTTGGAAAGAATGTCAAAGAAAAGttgaagaacaaaaaagaattcGGAGAGAGGAGaaattacatcaaaaagaaaagcaaattgaagaagaaagaaaaaatttaaaacataaaagtcTTCCTAGAAATTCATCTAGATATCTTGCCACAAAAG ggagaaatttagaaaatatattttctgagaaattaaAGGAAGATAGTATTCCTGCTCCTCGCTCTGTTGGCAGTATTAAAATCAACTTTACCCCTCGAGTATTCCCAACTGCTCTCCGTGAATCACAAgtagcagaagaggaagag TGGCTACACAAACAAGCTGAGGCACGAAGAGCAATGAATACTGATATTCCTGAACTTTCtgatttaaaagaagaagaaaagaacccAGAGTGGTTAAAGGACAAAGGAAA cAAGTTGTTTGCAACAGAAAACTATTTGGCAGCTATTAATGCATACAACTTAGCCATAAGATTAAATAATAAGATTCCACTATTGTATTTGAATCGGGCCGCTTGCCACCTAAAACTAAAAAACTTACACAAGGCTATCGAAGATTCTTCTAAg GCCTACAGGATTATGAAGCTGCACTTAAGATCGATCCATCaaacaaaattatacaaaatgatGCTGAGGAGATTCGGAATGTAA